In Sulfuriferula plumbiphila, the genomic window GATGACGCGGAGTTGAACCGCAAGATCCGTGTTGCCAAATCAGGTAGCACTTCAACTGTGGTGTGGAACCCATGGATAGAAAAAGAAAAAAGCTTTGCCGACATGGCCGCTGATGAATACCGGGAGATGCTGTGTGTAGAAACGGTGAACGCGGGCGATGCGCGCGTGACTGTCGCCGCAGGGGCCGCACATACGCTGGTGGCATTGGTCAGTCTGGAGGCGGGCGTGTAATCGGCGTATGCAAAAATGTAAGGAACCGAATGCCGGTTTGGCCTATCCTTTACAGATTCCGGTGCAATTTAACGGAGACGATGTATGCAAACGTGGGTGGTCGTGGCTCTGGGGGTGTGTGCAGGATTCTTGCTGGCGCTGCAGTTGGCAGCCTGCTGGCGCGCCCGACGCGTACTGGGGCGAGCCGCTGCGGATACCAGCAGCGTGGATAAGAGCGCAGCCGGCGAACGCCGCCGGGTTTATTACTTTTTCGCCGAACATTGCGGCCGGTGCCGGGCGATGGCACCGCTGGTCGCGCAATTGCAGCCGGCACATCACCATCTGATCAGGGTGGATGTGGTGCAATCACTGGCGCTGGCACGGGCGTCCGGTGTGGCTGCGACGCCCAGTTTCGTCTTGGTGAAAGCCAACACGATTCGTCAGGTGCGCCCGGGTGGCATGAGCGAAAAACGTCTCGGGCGCATGCGCGAGGCGATCTGACCCCAACTCCAGGTTCATCATGCACTGCGTGCTGCCCGATTTTATCCGTTTTGACGCGCAATCCTGCCGTGATCTTGCCCAGGCAGAGCGGCGCGAGTGGTGGCTGAGCAACGGGCTGGGCGGCTATGCGGCCGGCACCATCGCGGGCACCCTCACCCGGCGTTACCATGGTCTGCTGGTGGCACCCCTCCACCCGCCCTCAGGGCGCACGCTGGTATTTGCCAAGGCCGATGCCACGGTGATGCTGGGCAAGCAGTCCTGGCCATTGTTCAGCAACCGCTGGCTGGGGAATGTGCTGGAGCCGCAAGGATATCTGCAACTCACTTCGTTTTATCTCGACGGGCGTATGCCGGTATGGCGCTACGCCATCGCCGACCTGCAAATCGAGGCCAGAATCTGGATGGTGGCGGGTGAAAACACCACCTGCCTGGCCTGGCGGCTATTGTCTGCGCACGCTCAGTGCGACCAGCTGCGTCTGTGTGTGCGACTGATGGTGAATGCCCGCGACCATCATGGCCTGACCCGGCACAGCGTATTCAATCCGGCGCTTGACGTCAGCGGAGGGGATCTGAAAGTTCTGCTCGACAGCCATCACACGCTGCATTTTCGTACCCGCAGCGGAATTATCAAGCCGCAATACAGCTGGATCGAGAATTTTGCGTTGACGCAGGAAACTGAGCGCGGCTTGCCGGATCACGACGGGCATTTATGTGTAGGGCAGGTCACATTGCCGCTGCTGGTTGGCGAGTGGACGGGATTCGTCGCCTCGCTGGAAGCTGATGCGTCGCCTTATCTGACTGAAGCCATGCATGCTGAGCAAATACGCGCTACGCAACTGCTGCAGCGGGTCAAGGTGCAGTTGGGTGAATACGGCGCTGCACCGGACTGGATTGACCAGTTGCTGCTGGCTGCAGACAGTTTTTTGATCAAACGCCGGTTTGCCGATGATACCCATACTGACGCGGTCATCGCTGGTTACCCGTGGTTCGGCGAATGGGGACGCGACACCATGATTGCCTTGCCCGGACTGTGCCTGGCTACCGGGCGCTACGATACCGCGCGCCGCATTCTGGAGGGGTTTGCCAGATACGCGGCACAAGGCTTGCTGCCCAGTTTTTTTCCCGATGCAGGGGAAACGCTTGAATACAATACAGTGGATACCACGCTGTGGTACTTCGAAGCCTGGCGCGCTTACATCGAAGAGACCGACGACCGCTCCGCGCTCAAGCGCAACCTGCCCCTGCTGCGCGAGCTGCTGGGCTGGTACCTGCGTGGCACGCGTCATGGCATTGCCGTGGATCGTCACGATGGCCTGCTGCATGCGGGTGAGGCGGGTGTGCAATTGACCTGGATGGATGCATGCAGTGCCGGTGTGCCAGTAACGCCGCGTGCCGGCAAGCCTGTCGAGATCAACGCATTGTGGATCAACGCACTGGCCGTAATGGCCGATTTTTGTGATCTGGCCGGATGCAGCGACCGCTTCTACCGCGCCCGCCTGGCGCACGCACGGCAGGGGTTCAGGCGTTTTATAAAAGGCGATGGAACAGGTTTGTACGACGTGATTGATGGCATTGACGGTAACGATGCCACGCTGCGCCCCAACCAGATCATTGCGGTAAGCCTGGCGCACACTGCGTTGCCGCCATCCATCCAGGCTGAGGTGGTGGGCGTCGTGCAGCGCCAGCTCCTTACCCCGTTCGGCCTGCGCACACTGGCTCCCGGCCACCCGAATTATCACGGACACTACCGAGGCGGAGTGAGCGCATGTGACACGGCTTATCACCAAGGCACGGTATGGGCATGGCTGCTGGGGCATTATGCGCTGGCGGAATACCGCGTGAGCCTGGATGCGGAGCTGGCCCAGTCGCGGCTTGATGCCATACGCGGACACCTGTGCGAGGCTGGGCTGGGCAGCATCAGTGAAATTTTCGATGGCGATGCGCCGCATACTCCGCGCGGCGCGCCGGCGCAGGCCTGGTCAGTGGCGTGCGTGCTGGATGCCTGGTATCGCCTGGAACAGGTGAAACGGCGCAACCGGCATGAGTCACAGCACGCTTGATGCCAGGTATTTGCACTAACTGCAATGAAAGTTATATGATCCGGCCATGGATGTGATACGTCTGCTGCTGATTCTGCTTTTTAGCCTCGCGCTGCCGGTAAATGGCTACGCGGCGCTGGCGACCGTATCCCCCTATTGCCCCATGCAGCAAGACCAGGATATGACTTCGATGCCGGTCGCTCAGGCATGTTGTTGTCAGCACGGCGGCAGTGGGGACCCACACGGCAAACCGTGCAAATGCGACCCGATGTGCAAAACTGTCAATCCGTTCCAGGCAGTGGCCGCAAAATCCGTTTTCTTCCCTTTGCAGCAAGGGCAGCCCTTGCTGCAATCCAC contains:
- a CDS encoding amylo-alpha-1,6-glucosidase — translated: MHCVLPDFIRFDAQSCRDLAQAERREWWLSNGLGGYAAGTIAGTLTRRYHGLLVAPLHPPSGRTLVFAKADATVMLGKQSWPLFSNRWLGNVLEPQGYLQLTSFYLDGRMPVWRYAIADLQIEARIWMVAGENTTCLAWRLLSAHAQCDQLRLCVRLMVNARDHHGLTRHSVFNPALDVSGGDLKVLLDSHHTLHFRTRSGIIKPQYSWIENFALTQETERGLPDHDGHLCVGQVTLPLLVGEWTGFVASLEADASPYLTEAMHAEQIRATQLLQRVKVQLGEYGAAPDWIDQLLLAADSFLIKRRFADDTHTDAVIAGYPWFGEWGRDTMIALPGLCLATGRYDTARRILEGFARYAAQGLLPSFFPDAGETLEYNTVDTTLWYFEAWRAYIEETDDRSALKRNLPLLRELLGWYLRGTRHGIAVDRHDGLLHAGEAGVQLTWMDACSAGVPVTPRAGKPVEINALWINALAVMADFCDLAGCSDRFYRARLAHARQGFRRFIKGDGTGLYDVIDGIDGNDATLRPNQIIAVSLAHTALPPSIQAEVVGVVQRQLLTPFGLRTLAPGHPNYHGHYRGGVSACDTAYHQGTVWAWLLGHYALAEYRVSLDAELAQSRLDAIRGHLCEAGLGSISEIFDGDAPHTPRGAPAQAWSVACVLDAWYRLEQVKRRNRHESQHA
- a CDS encoding thioredoxin family protein, which codes for MQTWVVVALGVCAGFLLALQLAACWRARRVLGRAAADTSSVDKSAAGERRRVYYFFAEHCGRCRAMAPLVAQLQPAHHHLIRVDVVQSLALARASGVAATPSFVLVKANTIRQVRPGGMSEKRLGRMREAI